The Geomonas ferrireducens DNA segment CTCGCTAAGGACGGGGTGCAGGGGGCCGAACTGAGGCTTGGTGACATGAACCACCTGCCGCTTGCCGACGGAGGAGCGGGTTGCGTGGTAGCCAACATGGTGCTGCACCATGCCGCCAGGCCGGAAACGGTGCTCGCCGAGATCGCGCGCGTGCTTGCGCCGCAGGGAACACTGCTTGTCGCCGACCTTGCGCGTCACGAACAGGAATGGGCCAGGGAACAATTGGCCGACCAGTGGCTCGGTTTCGAGGATGGTGAGTTGAAGGGGTGGCTTAAGGGAGCAGGGTTTTCAGGTATCACCATAGATCGCGTCTCCTCAGGAAACGGTGCTGAAGACGTGCTGCTGGTGCAGGCGGTAAAGGCATGAAAGACACGGAGTTTTAGAAGGTTAGACAGCAAGACCATCGAAAGGAGAATAACGTGAAACAGGATTACATCGTAAAGGATATGTCGCTGGCCGATTGGGGCCGCAAGGAGATGATCATCGCGGAAACCGAAATGCCGGGTCTCATGGCGATTCGCGAGGAGTACGCGGCGGCCCAGCCGCTCAAGGGGGCGCGCATCGCGGGCTCGCTGCACATGACCATCCAGACCGCCATGCTCATCGAGACTCTCACCGCGCTCGGCGCCGAGGTCCGCTGGGCTTCCTGCAACATCTTCTCGACCCAGGATCACGCCGCGGCAGCCATCGCCGCCGCCGGGATCCCGGTCTTCGCCCACAAGGGTGAGAGCCTCACCGAGTACTGGGACTACACCCACAAGATCTTCGAGTGGCACGACGGCGGTGCGCCCAACATGATCCTTGACGACGGCGGCGACGCGACCCTGTTGCTGCACCTTGGCAGCGACGCGGAAAAGGACCCGACCGTCCTCGACAAGCCGACCTGCGAGGAGGAAGAGGTGCTTTTCGCTGCCATCAAGAAGCGCCTCGCCGAGAAGCCGGGTTGGTACGCGAAGACCGCAGCTTGCATCAAGGGTGTTACCGAAGAGACCACCACCGGCGTACACCGTCTCTACCAGATGTTCGAGAAAGGGAAGCTCAAGTTCCCGGCCATCAACGTGAACGACTCGGTGACCAAGTCGAAGTTCGACAACATCTACGGCTGCCGCGAGTCCCTCATGGACGGCATCAAGCGCGCCACCGACGTCATGGTGGCCGGCAAGGTTGCCGTCATCTGCGGCTACGGCGACGTGGGCAAGGGATGCGCCCAGGCGATGCGCGGGCTGCAGGCCCAGGTGTGGGTCACCGAGGTCGACCCGATCTGCGCCCTGCAGGCGGCCATGGAAGGGTACAAGGTAGTCACCATGGAGTGGGCGGCGGACAAGGCGGACATCTTCGTCACCACCACCGGCAACATCGACGTCATCACCCATGACCACATGAAAGCGATGAAGCACAACGCCATCGTCTGCAACATCGGTCACTTCGACAACGAGATAGAGGTGGCGAAGCTCAAGCAGTATAAGTGGGAGAACATCAAGCCACAGGTCGACCACGTCATCTTCCCGGACGGCAAGCGCATCATCCTGCTCGCGGAAGGTCGCCTGGTGAACCTCGGCTGCGCCACCGGCCATCCTTCTTACGTTATGTCCTCTTCCTTCGCGAACCAGACGCTCGCGCAGATGGAGCTCTTCTGCAACCCGGGCAAGTATCCGGTGGGCGTATATATCCTGCCGAAGGAGCTGGACGAGAAGGTGGCGCGTCTGCAGCTGAAGACCCTGGGTGCCATGCTGACCGAGCTGTCCGACGCACAGGCGGCGTACATCGGCGTGAAGAAGGAAGGTCCGTACAAGTCGGAGCACTACAGGTATTAAACCGAGAGGACGTTCTACAGAACCGAGAGGACGTTCAACGTTCTACGTTCTAT contains these protein-coding regions:
- the ahcY gene encoding adenosylhomocysteinase — translated: MKQDYIVKDMSLADWGRKEMIIAETEMPGLMAIREEYAAAQPLKGARIAGSLHMTIQTAMLIETLTALGAEVRWASCNIFSTQDHAAAAIAAAGIPVFAHKGESLTEYWDYTHKIFEWHDGGAPNMILDDGGDATLLLHLGSDAEKDPTVLDKPTCEEEEVLFAAIKKRLAEKPGWYAKTAACIKGVTEETTTGVHRLYQMFEKGKLKFPAINVNDSVTKSKFDNIYGCRESLMDGIKRATDVMVAGKVAVICGYGDVGKGCAQAMRGLQAQVWVTEVDPICALQAAMEGYKVVTMEWAADKADIFVTTTGNIDVITHDHMKAMKHNAIVCNIGHFDNEIEVAKLKQYKWENIKPQVDHVIFPDGKRIILLAEGRLVNLGCATGHPSYVMSSSFANQTLAQMELFCNPGKYPVGVYILPKELDEKVARLQLKTLGAMLTELSDAQAAYIGVKKEGPYKSEHYRY